The following proteins are co-located in the Telopea speciosissima isolate NSW1024214 ecotype Mountain lineage chromosome 9, Tspe_v1, whole genome shotgun sequence genome:
- the LOC122639878 gene encoding uncharacterized protein At4g18490 isoform X2, which produces MAESQKVALPTSDSKRKGSLLDEEFGKEFFSSWKTMSGREDDGMDFSCETAPKGMKKNFNFDKLDMDFALDGDFGKISSFKVDMSDLDFSSPKSRERADKKSTDGKHEAKKDHFNFNFDFQELDSFDLDSSLMKGKQKSEKCTDDKEFDSSVRHEKDQGSRSNLATETNAFKEDDVKKASVTASNFESLIGGLGDLDSVTGGAPTSSKFENVNASGGATASQDEKMNNRREEANQPSQHSTKSDDQQPIQDSSGQSVSFDDPRQETAADLQAGFYSSETEISTNTGLPNTKCEIGKRLGNQNQVPMGNVSGDEAAPGNAGFQSTINEFQKKLEDQNHIPMRNISGNKSALGNADIVDASTTSPKMQNTKARKENNDSLSQLLLAPVQSEPGADKVMQMKEQGKGATHLTVLSRTQENVPQSHLAITPMKIHSLGEKRKESRHFSPTDQRSDAQGRNQKVGTSNSQDAILTKGVPVIKEGEKNDKDHSVSGPGLQVHDVSLHEKATKSKLLNTNPKVLVSSMNSKSISVERNGLATLKVGNKTSDATSLKFSRIVTSKNDLSVSTLQTEFKSLRNSKGSMGMHTDLANMMNQSISSEKQKLPSPSLKRKTFEEPTADPVMLYPLKRITEPPNHSRKAREVSQQVDESLVHNHENLVDGCNKDVFFDHPTCKLDTCQQVSLTELQVPIVMENDENVEKAEAYIKELEDICNMLKKKHEEAKEVLVRALVNSNNLLMLNHPIYEEKIRTILRFSAFMRSKELQS; this is translated from the exons ATGGCGGAATCACAGAAAGTAGCTCTCCCAACTTCCGACTCAAAAAGGAAAGGTTCACTGCTTG ATGAAGAATTTGGAAAGGAATTCTTCAGCTCCTGGAAAACAATGTCTGGGAGAGAGGATGATGGCATGGATTTTAGCTGTGAAACAGCTCCCAAAGGCATGAAAAAGAACTTCAACTTTGATAAACT GGATATGGATTTTGCTCTTGATGGTGATTTTGGTAAAATATCATCCTTCAAAGTTGACATGTCAGACCTGGATTTTTCCAGTCCTAAATCTAGGGAAAGAGCTGACAAAAAATCAACCGATGGAAAACATGAAGCAAAGAAGGATCACTTCAacttcaattttgattttcaagA ATTGGATAGTTTTGATTTGGATTCAAGCTTAATGAAAGGGAAACAGAAATCTGAAAAATGCACAGATGATAAGGAATTTGATTCTTCAGTTAGACATGAGAAGGATCAAGGTTCCAGAAGCAACTTGGCCACAGAAACCAATGCATTCAAAGAAGATGATGTCAAAAAAGCCAGTGTGACCGCTTCAAATTTTGAGAGTTTGATAGGTGGCCTTGGGGATCTTGATTCTGTAACTGGTGGTGCTCCTACAAGTTCAAAATTCGAAAATGTAAATGCGTCAGGAGGTGCAACTGCTTCTCAAGATGAAAAAATGAATAATAGACGAGAGGAAGCTAACCAGCCTAGTCAACACTCCACAAAATCAGATGATCAACAGCCTATCCAGGATTCATCTGGCCAATCTGTCTCTTTTGATGATCCAAGGCAAGAGACTGCTGCAGACTTACAAGCAGGATTTTATTCCTCAGAGACAGAAATAAGTACAAATACAG GATTGCCGAACACCAAATGTGAGATCGGAAAAAGGTTGGGGAACCAAAATCAGGTTCCCATGGGAAATGTATCTGGGGATGAGGCAGCCCCAGGTAATGCAG GATTCCAGAGCACTATAAATGAGTTCCAGAAAAAATTGGAGGACCAAAATCATATCCCCATGAGAAATATATCTGGGAACAAGTCAGCCCTAGGTAATGCAGATATAGTGGATGCTTCAACTACAAGCCCGAAGATGCAGAACACAAAGgctagaaaagaaaacaatgatTCTTTGTCACAGCTTCTTCTGGCCCCAGTGCAAAG TGAACCTGGAGCTGACAAGGTCATGCAAATGAAAGAGCAAGGAAAGGGGGCTACACATTTGACAGTGCTGAGTAGAACCCAGGAAAATGTTCCTCAGTCACATCTGGCAATTACTCCAATGAAAATCCATTCTcttggagagaaaagaaaggaaagtaggCATTTCAGTCCAACAGACCAAAGAAG TGATGCACAAGGTAGGAATCAAAAGGTTGGTACTTCAAACTCACAGGATGCCATCCTAACTAAAGGTGTTCCTGTCATAAAAGAAGGTGAAAAGAATGACAAAGATCACAGCGTCTCTGGCCCTGG TTTACAAGTTCATGATGTGAGCTTACATGAGAAGGCCACAAAATCTAAGCTTCTGAACACCAATCCTAAAGTTTTAGTTTCAAGCATGAACTCCAAGAGTATTTCTGTTGAAAGGAATGGACTTGCTACTCTGAAAGTTGGTAACAAGACATCTGATGCAACTAGCTTGAAATTTTCAAG GATTGTAACATCAAAGAATGATCTCTCAGTTTCTACACTTCAGACAGAATTTAAGTCATTGAGGAACTCAAAAGGAAGCATGGGAATGCATACAGATTTGGCAAACATGATGAACCAATCTATCAGCTCAGAGAAACAAAAACTGCCAAGCCCATCTTTGAAACGGAAAACTTTTGAG GAACCTACTGCAGATCCAGTGATGTTATATCCATTAAAGCGAATCACAGAGCCACCAAACCATAGCAG AAAAGCTAGGGAGGTTTCTCAACAAGTTGATGAAAGTCTG GTCCACAATCATGAGAATCTGGTAGATGGCTGCAACAAGGATGTTTTCTTTGACCATCCTACCTGTAAACTTGATACTTGTCAACAAGTATCTTTGACAGAGTTACAAGTCCCTATAGTGATGGAGAatgatgaaaatgttgaaaaagcTGAAGCCTATATAAAGGAGCTTGAAGAT ATATGCAACATGCTGAAAAAGAAACATGAAGAAGCGAAGGAAGTACTTGTTCGTGCTCTGGTGAACAGCAACAATCTGCTGATGCTAAACCATCCCATCTACGAAGAGAAG ATCCGTACAATACTGAGATTTTCTGCCTTTATGAGGTCCAAGGAGCTTCAATCTTGA
- the LOC122639878 gene encoding uncharacterized protein At4g18490 isoform X3, which yields MAESQKVALPTSDSKRKGSLLDEEFGKEFFSSWKTMSGREDDGMDFSCETAPKGMKKNFNFDKLDMDFALDGDFGKISSFKVDMSDLDFSSPKSRERADKKSTDGKHEAKKDHFNFNFDFQELDSFDLDSSLMKGKQKSEKCTDDKEFDSSVRHEKDQGSRSNLATETNAFKEDDVKKASVTASNFESLIGGLGDLDSVTGGAPTSSKFENVNASGGATASQDEKMNNRREEANQPSQHSTKSDDQQPIQDSSGQSVSFDDPRQETAADLQAGFYSSETEISTNTGFQSTINEFQKKLEDQNHIPMRNISGNKSALGNADIVDASTTSPKMQNTKARKENNDSLSQLLLAPVQSEPGADKVMQMKEQGKGATHLTVLSRTQENVPQSHLAITPMKIHSLGEKRKESRHFSPTDQRSDAQGRNQKVGTSNSQDAILTKGVPVIKEGEKNDKDHSVSGPGLQVHDVSLHEKATKSKLLNTNPKVLVSSMNSKSISVERNGLATLKVGNKTSDATSLKFSRIVTSKNDLSVSTLQTEFKSLRNSKGSMGMHTDLANMMNQSISSEKQKLPSPSLKRKTFEEPTADPVMLYPLKRITEPPNHSRKAREVSQQVDESLVHNHENLVDGCNKDVFFDHPTCKLDTCQQVSLTELQVPIVMENDENVEKAEAYIKELEDKERLYGWLMLFLQICNMLKKKHEEAKEVLVRALVNSNNLLMLNHPIYEEKIRTILRFSAFMRSKELQS from the exons ATGGCGGAATCACAGAAAGTAGCTCTCCCAACTTCCGACTCAAAAAGGAAAGGTTCACTGCTTG ATGAAGAATTTGGAAAGGAATTCTTCAGCTCCTGGAAAACAATGTCTGGGAGAGAGGATGATGGCATGGATTTTAGCTGTGAAACAGCTCCCAAAGGCATGAAAAAGAACTTCAACTTTGATAAACT GGATATGGATTTTGCTCTTGATGGTGATTTTGGTAAAATATCATCCTTCAAAGTTGACATGTCAGACCTGGATTTTTCCAGTCCTAAATCTAGGGAAAGAGCTGACAAAAAATCAACCGATGGAAAACATGAAGCAAAGAAGGATCACTTCAacttcaattttgattttcaagA ATTGGATAGTTTTGATTTGGATTCAAGCTTAATGAAAGGGAAACAGAAATCTGAAAAATGCACAGATGATAAGGAATTTGATTCTTCAGTTAGACATGAGAAGGATCAAGGTTCCAGAAGCAACTTGGCCACAGAAACCAATGCATTCAAAGAAGATGATGTCAAAAAAGCCAGTGTGACCGCTTCAAATTTTGAGAGTTTGATAGGTGGCCTTGGGGATCTTGATTCTGTAACTGGTGGTGCTCCTACAAGTTCAAAATTCGAAAATGTAAATGCGTCAGGAGGTGCAACTGCTTCTCAAGATGAAAAAATGAATAATAGACGAGAGGAAGCTAACCAGCCTAGTCAACACTCCACAAAATCAGATGATCAACAGCCTATCCAGGATTCATCTGGCCAATCTGTCTCTTTTGATGATCCAAGGCAAGAGACTGCTGCAGACTTACAAGCAGGATTTTATTCCTCAGAGACAGAAATAAGTACAAATACAG GATTCCAGAGCACTATAAATGAGTTCCAGAAAAAATTGGAGGACCAAAATCATATCCCCATGAGAAATATATCTGGGAACAAGTCAGCCCTAGGTAATGCAGATATAGTGGATGCTTCAACTACAAGCCCGAAGATGCAGAACACAAAGgctagaaaagaaaacaatgatTCTTTGTCACAGCTTCTTCTGGCCCCAGTGCAAAG TGAACCTGGAGCTGACAAGGTCATGCAAATGAAAGAGCAAGGAAAGGGGGCTACACATTTGACAGTGCTGAGTAGAACCCAGGAAAATGTTCCTCAGTCACATCTGGCAATTACTCCAATGAAAATCCATTCTcttggagagaaaagaaaggaaagtaggCATTTCAGTCCAACAGACCAAAGAAG TGATGCACAAGGTAGGAATCAAAAGGTTGGTACTTCAAACTCACAGGATGCCATCCTAACTAAAGGTGTTCCTGTCATAAAAGAAGGTGAAAAGAATGACAAAGATCACAGCGTCTCTGGCCCTGG TTTACAAGTTCATGATGTGAGCTTACATGAGAAGGCCACAAAATCTAAGCTTCTGAACACCAATCCTAAAGTTTTAGTTTCAAGCATGAACTCCAAGAGTATTTCTGTTGAAAGGAATGGACTTGCTACTCTGAAAGTTGGTAACAAGACATCTGATGCAACTAGCTTGAAATTTTCAAG GATTGTAACATCAAAGAATGATCTCTCAGTTTCTACACTTCAGACAGAATTTAAGTCATTGAGGAACTCAAAAGGAAGCATGGGAATGCATACAGATTTGGCAAACATGATGAACCAATCTATCAGCTCAGAGAAACAAAAACTGCCAAGCCCATCTTTGAAACGGAAAACTTTTGAG GAACCTACTGCAGATCCAGTGATGTTATATCCATTAAAGCGAATCACAGAGCCACCAAACCATAGCAG AAAAGCTAGGGAGGTTTCTCAACAAGTTGATGAAAGTCTG GTCCACAATCATGAGAATCTGGTAGATGGCTGCAACAAGGATGTTTTCTTTGACCATCCTACCTGTAAACTTGATACTTGTCAACAAGTATCTTTGACAGAGTTACAAGTCCCTATAGTGATGGAGAatgatgaaaatgttgaaaaagcTGAAGCCTATATAAAGGAGCTTGAAGAT AAAGAGAGATTATATGGGTGGCTGATGTTGTTCTTGCAGATATGCAACATGCTGAAAAAGAAACATGAAGAAGCGAAGGAAGTACTTGTTCGTGCTCTGGTGAACAGCAACAATCTGCTGATGCTAAACCATCCCATCTACGAAGAGAAG ATCCGTACAATACTGAGATTTTCTGCCTTTATGAGGTCCAAGGAGCTTCAATCTTGA
- the LOC122639878 gene encoding uncharacterized protein At4g18490 isoform X1: MAESQKVALPTSDSKRKGSLLDEEFGKEFFSSWKTMSGREDDGMDFSCETAPKGMKKNFNFDKLDMDFALDGDFGKISSFKVDMSDLDFSSPKSRERADKKSTDGKHEAKKDHFNFNFDFQELDSFDLDSSLMKGKQKSEKCTDDKEFDSSVRHEKDQGSRSNLATETNAFKEDDVKKASVTASNFESLIGGLGDLDSVTGGAPTSSKFENVNASGGATASQDEKMNNRREEANQPSQHSTKSDDQQPIQDSSGQSVSFDDPRQETAADLQAGFYSSETEISTNTGLPNTKCEIGKRLGNQNQVPMGNVSGDEAAPGNAGFQSTINEFQKKLEDQNHIPMRNISGNKSALGNADIVDASTTSPKMQNTKARKENNDSLSQLLLAPVQSEPGADKVMQMKEQGKGATHLTVLSRTQENVPQSHLAITPMKIHSLGEKRKESRHFSPTDQRSDAQGRNQKVGTSNSQDAILTKGVPVIKEGEKNDKDHSVSGPGLQVHDVSLHEKATKSKLLNTNPKVLVSSMNSKSISVERNGLATLKVGNKTSDATSLKFSRIVTSKNDLSVSTLQTEFKSLRNSKGSMGMHTDLANMMNQSISSEKQKLPSPSLKRKTFEEPTADPVMLYPLKRITEPPNHSRKAREVSQQVDESLVHNHENLVDGCNKDVFFDHPTCKLDTCQQVSLTELQVPIVMENDENVEKAEAYIKELEDKERLYGWLMLFLQICNMLKKKHEEAKEVLVRALVNSNNLLMLNHPIYEEKIRTILRFSAFMRSKELQS, encoded by the exons ATGGCGGAATCACAGAAAGTAGCTCTCCCAACTTCCGACTCAAAAAGGAAAGGTTCACTGCTTG ATGAAGAATTTGGAAAGGAATTCTTCAGCTCCTGGAAAACAATGTCTGGGAGAGAGGATGATGGCATGGATTTTAGCTGTGAAACAGCTCCCAAAGGCATGAAAAAGAACTTCAACTTTGATAAACT GGATATGGATTTTGCTCTTGATGGTGATTTTGGTAAAATATCATCCTTCAAAGTTGACATGTCAGACCTGGATTTTTCCAGTCCTAAATCTAGGGAAAGAGCTGACAAAAAATCAACCGATGGAAAACATGAAGCAAAGAAGGATCACTTCAacttcaattttgattttcaagA ATTGGATAGTTTTGATTTGGATTCAAGCTTAATGAAAGGGAAACAGAAATCTGAAAAATGCACAGATGATAAGGAATTTGATTCTTCAGTTAGACATGAGAAGGATCAAGGTTCCAGAAGCAACTTGGCCACAGAAACCAATGCATTCAAAGAAGATGATGTCAAAAAAGCCAGTGTGACCGCTTCAAATTTTGAGAGTTTGATAGGTGGCCTTGGGGATCTTGATTCTGTAACTGGTGGTGCTCCTACAAGTTCAAAATTCGAAAATGTAAATGCGTCAGGAGGTGCAACTGCTTCTCAAGATGAAAAAATGAATAATAGACGAGAGGAAGCTAACCAGCCTAGTCAACACTCCACAAAATCAGATGATCAACAGCCTATCCAGGATTCATCTGGCCAATCTGTCTCTTTTGATGATCCAAGGCAAGAGACTGCTGCAGACTTACAAGCAGGATTTTATTCCTCAGAGACAGAAATAAGTACAAATACAG GATTGCCGAACACCAAATGTGAGATCGGAAAAAGGTTGGGGAACCAAAATCAGGTTCCCATGGGAAATGTATCTGGGGATGAGGCAGCCCCAGGTAATGCAG GATTCCAGAGCACTATAAATGAGTTCCAGAAAAAATTGGAGGACCAAAATCATATCCCCATGAGAAATATATCTGGGAACAAGTCAGCCCTAGGTAATGCAGATATAGTGGATGCTTCAACTACAAGCCCGAAGATGCAGAACACAAAGgctagaaaagaaaacaatgatTCTTTGTCACAGCTTCTTCTGGCCCCAGTGCAAAG TGAACCTGGAGCTGACAAGGTCATGCAAATGAAAGAGCAAGGAAAGGGGGCTACACATTTGACAGTGCTGAGTAGAACCCAGGAAAATGTTCCTCAGTCACATCTGGCAATTACTCCAATGAAAATCCATTCTcttggagagaaaagaaaggaaagtaggCATTTCAGTCCAACAGACCAAAGAAG TGATGCACAAGGTAGGAATCAAAAGGTTGGTACTTCAAACTCACAGGATGCCATCCTAACTAAAGGTGTTCCTGTCATAAAAGAAGGTGAAAAGAATGACAAAGATCACAGCGTCTCTGGCCCTGG TTTACAAGTTCATGATGTGAGCTTACATGAGAAGGCCACAAAATCTAAGCTTCTGAACACCAATCCTAAAGTTTTAGTTTCAAGCATGAACTCCAAGAGTATTTCTGTTGAAAGGAATGGACTTGCTACTCTGAAAGTTGGTAACAAGACATCTGATGCAACTAGCTTGAAATTTTCAAG GATTGTAACATCAAAGAATGATCTCTCAGTTTCTACACTTCAGACAGAATTTAAGTCATTGAGGAACTCAAAAGGAAGCATGGGAATGCATACAGATTTGGCAAACATGATGAACCAATCTATCAGCTCAGAGAAACAAAAACTGCCAAGCCCATCTTTGAAACGGAAAACTTTTGAG GAACCTACTGCAGATCCAGTGATGTTATATCCATTAAAGCGAATCACAGAGCCACCAAACCATAGCAG AAAAGCTAGGGAGGTTTCTCAACAAGTTGATGAAAGTCTG GTCCACAATCATGAGAATCTGGTAGATGGCTGCAACAAGGATGTTTTCTTTGACCATCCTACCTGTAAACTTGATACTTGTCAACAAGTATCTTTGACAGAGTTACAAGTCCCTATAGTGATGGAGAatgatgaaaatgttgaaaaagcTGAAGCCTATATAAAGGAGCTTGAAGAT AAAGAGAGATTATATGGGTGGCTGATGTTGTTCTTGCAGATATGCAACATGCTGAAAAAGAAACATGAAGAAGCGAAGGAAGTACTTGTTCGTGCTCTGGTGAACAGCAACAATCTGCTGATGCTAAACCATCCCATCTACGAAGAGAAG ATCCGTACAATACTGAGATTTTCTGCCTTTATGAGGTCCAAGGAGCTTCAATCTTGA